The following proteins are co-located in the Cetobacterium sp. NK01 genome:
- a CDS encoding nucleoside hydrolase, producing MKKIPIIIDCDPGCDDAIALLMAFASDKLDIKGVTVSAGNVHINNTTENARRLIGAFRPDLKIAKGCEKPMFKTIVTAPEVHGESGIGTVVLPQTDKKIEELNAVEFIAKTLKESEEKINIVITGPMTNLAVFLMMYPELKSKIEKFIIMGGSSIGGNVTPSAEFNIYVDAEAADIVFKSGVEIVLCPLDVTMKAVVNEDDLIEIQDIGGLASEVGYGAIKNALDFYKEFYQQTQVPMHDPCTIAYLLNPSLFNGEKVFLGTELKGEFTYGETIIDYRNKLGKEKNALVLTEINREGFIELIKDSIKILKK from the coding sequence ATGAAAAAGATACCTATAATAATAGATTGTGATCCTGGATGTGATGATGCAATTGCTCTATTAATGGCATTTGCAAGCGATAAACTAGATATAAAAGGAGTTACAGTTTCAGCAGGTAATGTTCACATTAATAATACAACAGAAAATGCTAGAAGATTGATAGGAGCTTTTAGACCTGATTTAAAAATAGCAAAAGGTTGTGAAAAACCAATGTTTAAAACGATAGTTACTGCTCCAGAGGTTCATGGGGAAAGTGGAATAGGAACTGTTGTATTACCACAGACAGATAAAAAAATAGAGGAATTAAATGCTGTGGAGTTTATTGCGAAGACATTAAAAGAAAGTGAAGAAAAAATAAATATAGTTATAACGGGGCCTATGACAAATCTAGCTGTCTTTTTAATGATGTACCCAGAATTAAAGTCAAAAATTGAAAAGTTTATTATAATGGGAGGATCTTCAATAGGAGGAAATGTTACTCCTTCAGCAGAATTTAATATCTATGTAGATGCTGAAGCAGCAGATATAGTATTTAAATCAGGAGTTGAAATAGTTTTATGCCCATTAGATGTAACGATGAAAGCCGTTGTAAATGAAGATGATTTGATAGAAATTCAAGACATAGGTGGATTAGCCTCAGAGGTAGGATATGGAGCAATAAAAAATGCACTTGACTTTTATAAAGAGTTTTACCAACAAACACAAGTTCCTATGCATGATCCATGCACAATTGCTTATTTATTAAATCCAAGTTTATTTAATGGTGAAAAAGTTTTTTTAGGAACTGAATTAAAAGGAGAATTTACCTATGGTGAAACTATAATAGATTATCGTAATAAATTAGGAAAAGAAAAAAATGCACTTGTATTAACTGAGATAAATAGAGAAGGATTTATAGAACTGATAAAAGATTCTATAAAAATATTAAAAAAATAA
- the gltS gene encoding sodium/glutamate symporter, with protein sequence MTIELSTIQTIAMAVIVLYIGKFLNHNFKFLKENCIPESVTGGTAFSIITFIGYKTGMFNFIFEDSLRNIFMIAFFTTVGYSASLKLLKKAGMPVFMFLIASVGLAISQNVLGVGLAQILNLNPLIGLATGSMSTTGGPGTAGAFAPILESYGAEGATVVAMATATYALIVGSLISGPLANRLIKKHNLLEKRDENGAYDSDEEKKTPLDPKHVSTASFQIIIAMGIGSLISNYLSKAGIVLPSYIGAMFAAALIRNISDFTGAYDVHLDIINIIGGFTLTIFLSMTLMSFKLWELQGLALPLVIMLVAQTVLIGVFAYFITFRLTGKDYDAVVMTSGHCGCGFGTTPKALANMEALTAKYFPSPKAFFVIPIVGGLFIDFFNAGIITLFMNFLH encoded by the coding sequence ATGACAATTGAGTTATCAACAATTCAAACTATAGCAATGGCAGTTATTGTATTGTATATAGGAAAGTTTTTAAATCACAACTTTAAATTTTTAAAAGAAAACTGTATTCCAGAATCAGTTACAGGAGGAACAGCCTTTTCAATAATCACTTTTATTGGTTATAAAACAGGAATGTTTAATTTTATATTTGAAGATTCTTTAAGAAACATATTTATGATTGCATTTTTTACAACAGTGGGATATTCAGCAAGTTTAAAATTACTAAAAAAAGCTGGGATGCCAGTATTTATGTTTTTAATAGCATCTGTAGGACTAGCCATATCACAAAATGTTTTAGGAGTAGGATTAGCTCAAATTTTAAATTTAAATCCATTGATAGGTTTAGCTACAGGATCTATGTCAACAACAGGAGGACCTGGAACAGCTGGAGCTTTTGCTCCAATTTTAGAAAGTTATGGAGCTGAAGGTGCTACAGTAGTTGCAATGGCAACAGCAACCTATGCATTAATTGTAGGAAGTTTAATATCAGGTCCGCTAGCTAATAGATTGATAAAAAAGCATAACCTTTTAGAAAAAAGAGATGAAAATGGAGCCTATGATTCTGACGAAGAAAAGAAAACACCATTAGATCCTAAACATGTTTCGACAGCTTCTTTTCAGATAATAATAGCTATGGGAATAGGAAGTTTAATATCTAATTATTTATCTAAAGCAGGAATAGTTTTACCTTCATATATAGGAGCTATGTTTGCAGCTGCTTTAATCAGAAATATATCAGATTTTACAGGAGCTTATGATGTACATTTAGATATTATAAATATAATTGGTGGATTTACACTAACAATATTTTTATCTATGACACTTATGAGTTTTAAATTATGGGAATTACAGGGACTAGCATTACCATTAGTTATAATGCTAGTTGCTCAAACTGTGTTAATAGGTGTTTTTGCTTATTTTATAACTTTTAGATTAACTGGAAAGGATTACGATGCAGTTGTAATGACGAGTGGACATTGTGGATGTGGTTTTGGAACAACTCCAAAAGCTCTTGCTAATATGGAAGCATTAACAGCAAAATATTTTCCATCTCCAAAAGCTTTCTTTGTTATTCCAATAGTAGGAGGATTATTTATAGATTTCTTTAACGCAGGGATAATAACGTTATTTATGAATTTTTTACATTAA
- a CDS encoding MFS transporter, with translation MFQDSYDKNKFLITVEGMSANMLSLGIQGFALTALALYFKCEPFWISVIATLPLGLQLLQIFLGTYYKFFKTKKRALLFSAAAARIPMCFLFFIVLFDKIDYRFLVGIVFIYSVFSAFVSGIWTSSVGDIIKKEDRGTFFSRRFTLISISTVIFSYIVSKSLNYTPGKTSILVLTFIIAIAAITTLVLLYFHEIPNFKENQVSFSIKKPLKDSNFFNFLMFIAMWNFSIEFTKPYFYYFAVVDLNASYNILGLSSSLTAILSIIAFFIYGKLVERIGYKKLLSFGIAVSSYVVIFYFLMTKETVNSLIMLDAIGTAIGWSAINLSLFSLLLELSSPDRDSYTAAYSLSVGVMGLTGAFLGGHLANFLQGKTILIFGDSYAGLKLMFFISLFLRFYCILLLTKVRAFQKNLYYPGLYPSIIYLLRNRR, from the coding sequence ATGTTTCAGGACTCTTATGATAAAAATAAATTCCTTATAACTGTTGAAGGTATGAGTGCTAATATGCTTTCTTTAGGAATTCAAGGCTTTGCTCTTACTGCTCTAGCACTATACTTTAAATGTGAACCATTCTGGATATCAGTTATAGCAACTTTACCTTTGGGCCTACAGTTACTTCAAATCTTTTTAGGAACATACTATAAATTTTTTAAAACAAAAAAAAGAGCTCTGCTATTTAGTGCAGCAGCAGCTAGAATTCCAATGTGCTTTTTATTTTTTATTGTACTTTTTGATAAAATAGACTACCGATTCCTCGTTGGAATAGTTTTTATTTATTCAGTCTTTTCGGCTTTTGTAAGCGGAATCTGGACTAGTTCAGTTGGAGACATTATAAAAAAAGAGGATCGTGGCACATTTTTTTCTAGAAGATTTACTTTAATATCCATATCAACAGTTATTTTTTCATACATTGTTTCAAAATCTTTAAACTATACCCCTGGAAAAACAAGCATTTTAGTATTAACTTTTATAATCGCTATTGCAGCTATTACCACATTAGTCCTACTTTACTTTCATGAAATACCAAATTTCAAAGAAAATCAAGTAAGTTTTTCTATAAAAAAACCTTTGAAAGATAGCAATTTTTTTAATTTTTTAATGTTTATAGCAATGTGGAATTTTTCTATCGAATTTACAAAACCTTATTTTTATTATTTTGCTGTTGTTGACTTAAATGCCTCATACAACATATTAGGATTATCTAGTTCTTTAACAGCTATTTTATCAATTATAGCATTTTTTATATATGGAAAATTAGTCGAGCGAATTGGTTATAAAAAACTTTTATCTTTTGGAATTGCTGTTTCTAGTTATGTTGTTATCTTTTATTTTTTAATGACTAAAGAAACAGTAAATAGCTTAATTATGTTGGATGCTATTGGAACTGCCATTGGATGGTCTGCTATAAACCTATCTTTATTCAGTTTACTTCTAGAACTTTCCTCTCCAGATAGAGATTCTTATACTGCAGCATACTCATTATCAGTAGGAGTTATGGGATTAACAGGAGCTTTTTTAGGTGGACACTTAGCTAATTTTTTACAAGGAAAGACTATCTTAATTTTTGGAGATTCATATGCTGGATTAAAGCTTATGTTCTTTATAAGTTTATTTTTAAGATTTTATTGTATACTTTTACTTACAAAAGTTCGAGCTTTTCAAAAAAATCTTTATTATCCAGGTTTGTATCCATCTATTATTTATTTACTTAGAAATAGAAGATAA
- a CDS encoding gamma-glutamyl-gamma-aminobutyrate hydrolase family protein, translated as MKLKPIIGISGSIIIDNSGNFPGYERAYVNNDYVESVIRAGGVPYIIPVTDDEELIKEYTRNIDCLILSGGHDVNPLLWEEEPIKELGETFPKRDRFEFLLIENMLEEGKPILGICRGEQILNVYFGGTLYQDLSLKKDDNIRHNQRVKPDLETHTVEINKESLLYEILKKDKILVNSFHHMAIKDVAVGMKVTALSKDGVIEGIEMREKNILAIQWHPEMLSKTNGLMQRLFNYFISISNKE; from the coding sequence ATGAAATTAAAACCAATAATTGGAATTTCAGGAAGTATAATAATTGATAATAGTGGGAATTTTCCAGGATATGAAAGAGCATATGTGAATAATGATTATGTAGAGTCTGTAATAAGAGCTGGAGGAGTTCCTTATATAATACCAGTTACTGACGATGAAGAACTTATTAAGGAGTATACTCGAAATATTGATTGTTTAATACTATCAGGAGGACACGATGTAAATCCACTTTTGTGGGAGGAGGAACCTATAAAAGAATTGGGGGAAACTTTCCCTAAAAGAGATAGATTTGAATTTCTTTTAATTGAAAATATGTTAGAAGAGGGAAAACCGATTTTAGGAATTTGTAGAGGAGAGCAAATTTTAAATGTATATTTTGGGGGAACTTTATATCAAGATTTATCTTTGAAAAAAGATGATAATATTCGGCATAATCAAAGAGTGAAACCAGATTTGGAAACACATACAGTTGAAATAAATAAAGAGTCATTACTATATGAAATATTAAAAAAAGATAAGATTTTAGTAAATAGTTTTCATCATATGGCAATAAAAGATGTAGCAGTTGGAATGAAGGTTACAGCCCTTTCTAAGGATGGAGTTATTGAAGGTATTGAAATGAGAGAAAAAAATATACTGGCAATTCAATGGCATCCTGAAATGTTAAGTAAAACAAATGGGTTGATGCAGCGATTATTTAATTATTTTATTAGTATTTCTAATAAGGAGTAA
- a CDS encoding APC family permease — protein MKSKLGFWSIVLLGINSIIGSGIFLLPNKAYSLVGTGSIFVILFDMILVLSIALCFAEASGMFKRNGGPYIYAKEAFGEFVGFEVGFMKWAIAIIAWAAMAAGFVQALGDVWEPAKETMTKDIIIAIIICGLGVVNILGVKISKLLNNIITLGKLIPLIIFIAIGIFFIKGSNFEPFNILTTSEELNFAPAALLMFYAFTGFESIAVAAEDMNNPEKDLPIATITVMFIVSIFYILILLVSIGVLGKDLSTSLTPIAQAAGNFMGEAGALLITAGTLVSIGGINIAASFVTPRCGVALAEDGILPRVIAKNGRYGTPTIAIIITVVLALVIALSGSFVKLAAISVISRFVQYLPTCLAIPVLRKKRPDLVRTFRVPFGPVIPIFAIVVSCWLVYNSDIEKILIGLGGLILGIPIYFFMKKYSK, from the coding sequence ATGAAAAGTAAACTTGGATTCTGGAGTATTGTTTTATTAGGGATAAATTCAATAATTGGATCAGGGATATTTTTACTGCCAAATAAAGCATATAGTTTAGTAGGAACTGGAAGTATATTTGTAATTTTATTTGATATGATATTGGTTTTAAGTATAGCTTTATGCTTTGCTGAGGCTAGTGGAATGTTTAAAAGAAATGGTGGACCATATATTTATGCAAAAGAAGCTTTTGGAGAATTTGTAGGATTTGAAGTAGGATTCATGAAGTGGGCTATTGCTATAATAGCTTGGGCTGCAATGGCAGCTGGATTCGTTCAAGCTTTAGGTGATGTATGGGAACCAGCAAAAGAAACTATGACAAAGGATATAATAATAGCTATTATTATATGTGGATTAGGAGTAGTTAATATTTTAGGTGTTAAAATATCAAAATTGTTGAATAACATAATAACTTTAGGAAAGTTAATTCCTTTAATTATATTTATAGCAATTGGAATATTTTTTATAAAAGGCAGTAATTTTGAACCTTTTAATATTTTAACAACTTCAGAAGAGTTAAATTTTGCACCGGCAGCTTTATTAATGTTCTATGCTTTTACTGGATTTGAATCAATTGCTGTAGCAGCAGAAGATATGAATAATCCGGAAAAGGATTTACCTATAGCCACGATAACCGTAATGTTTATAGTTTCAATTTTTTACATTTTAATATTGTTAGTTTCTATAGGTGTTTTAGGAAAGGATTTGTCAACTAGTTTAACTCCCATAGCTCAAGCGGCAGGAAATTTTATGGGAGAAGCAGGTGCCTTACTAATAACAGCGGGAACTTTGGTATCTATTGGAGGAATAAATATAGCAGCATCTTTTGTTACTCCTAGATGTGGAGTAGCTCTTGCAGAAGATGGGATCTTGCCTAGAGTAATAGCAAAAAACGGACGATATGGAACTCCGACTATAGCTATAATAATAACAGTTGTTTTAGCTTTAGTAATAGCTTTATCAGGAAGTTTTGTAAAGTTAGCAGCAATCAGTGTAATTTCAAGATTTGTTCAATATTTACCAACTTGTTTAGCAATTCCAGTATTAAGAAAAAAAAGGCCTGATCTAGTGAGAACTTTTAGAGTTCCCTTTGGTCCAGTAATCCCAATTTTTGCTATTGTAGTTAGCTGTTGGTTAGTATATAACTCAGATATAGAAAAGATTTTAATAGGGTTAGGTG